From Cryptomeria japonica unplaced genomic scaffold, Sugi_1.0 HiC_scaffold_28, whole genome shotgun sequence, a single genomic window includes:
- the LOC131861599 gene encoding phospholipase A1-Igamma1, chloroplastic-like: MAVFPLPQLEDNAVLLPSSQTNSTQPQLCDVWRDIQGAHNWNGLLDPMVPNLKAEALRYGNLAQLCYDAFDGKSYSKNYGTCYHSKRDLFNKMGMSESGYQVTKYVYANSNLLNQVFGEKPKDQGVWLGFIAVCTDPNEIRRLGRRDIVIAWRGTQTAEEWIEDLRDILVPTRLSYRCKRTGKNQEHHFADGVLIERGFLSCYTSTVRHRQGAAGATVNISTRDLVVSEIERLIQVYEKEMDNLSITFTGHSLGAALATLSAYDIKQMLCTKHNFHQIPVTVFAFASPRVGNLAFAKRVEEIGVKVLRFVNKRDVVPKVPGVCMNENVGCLSKLLHWLPWTYFHVGFELPLHNNSPFIQHTHNLAYFHNLELYLHLLDGYVGSKQPFSWSGRDHALVNKSCDLLREKYEIPPKWWQEQNKGLVKGPDGKWTQPSEEE, encoded by the coding sequence ATGGCCGTATTTCCATTGCCCCAGCTTGAAGATAATGCTGTATTATTACCCAGTTCCCAAACTAACTCAACGCAGCCTCAGCTATGTGACGtatggagagatatacaaggtgcCCATAATTGGAATGGTTTGCTTGATCCCATGGTGCCCAATTTGAAAGCTGAAGCTCTCAGATATGGGAATTTGGCACAGCTTTGTTACGACGCATTTGATGGCAAAAGCTACTCCAAAAACTACGGCACATGTTATCACAGTAAAAGAGATCTGTTCAATAAGATGGGCATGTCTGAAAGTGGCTACCAAGTCACTAAATATGTTTACGCCAATAGTAATCTGTTAAATCAAGTTTTTGGTGAGAAACCAAAAGACCAAGGTGTTTGGTTGGGTTTTATTGCAGTTTGCACGGATCCAAATGAGATAAGAAGGCTTGGACGACGAGACATAGTGATTGCATGGAGAGGAACTCAGACTGCTGAAGAATGGATAGAAGACCTGAGAGATATTCTTGTACCTACAAGATTATCCTATAGATGCAAGAGGACAGGCAAAAACCAAGAGCATCATTTCGCGGATGGAGTACTAATTGAGAGAGGATTCCTGAGCTGCTATACTTCAACTGTCCGTCACCGTCAAGGCGCTGCAGGAGCCACTGTGAACATCAGCACCAGAGATTTGGTAGTCTCAGAGATAGAACGATTGATTCAAGTTTATGAAAAAGAGATGGACAATTTAAGCATAACATTTACGGGACACAGCTTAGGAGCTGCTCTTGCAACCTTGAGCGCTTATGATATCAAACAAATGCTTTGCACCAAGCATAATTTTCATCAAATTCCCGTCACCGTCTTCGCTTTTGCCTCTCCCCGGGTGGGAAATCTTGCGTTTGCTAAACGGGTGGAGGAGATTGGAGTGAAAGTGCTGAGGTTTGTGAACAAGCGTGACGTGGTTCCCAAAGTGCCCGGAGTTTGTATGAACGAGAACGTGGGATGCCTCAGCAAATTGCTGCATTGGCTTCCGTGGACATACTTTCATGTTGGCTTCGAGCTTCCTTTACACAACAATTCTCCATTCATTCAGCACACCCATAATCTTGCCTACTTTCATAATTTAGAGCTTTACTTGCATTTACTGGACGGGTATGTTGGAAGTAAGCAGCCGTTTTCTTGGAGTGGAAGAGATCATGCTCTGGTTAATAAGAGCTGTGATTTATTGCGCGAGAAATATGAAATTCCTCCAAAATGGTGGCAGGAACAGAACAAGGGCCTCGTTAAAGGTCCAGATGGCAAATGGACGCAGCCATCAGAAGAGGAATAA